The following coding sequences lie in one Myxococcaceae bacterium JPH2 genomic window:
- a CDS encoding PAS domain-containing protein — protein sequence MLEPVLGDEGQVLDLRWTSLSPSAEVLVEALDLGRDVSGWVREGIPLVDVAACARVVRTGVPHVAPWRCPLGATEGDSQVVVVRHEQGLALWLVSQEGPRQGAPAPRESLEVALAARREAEEARALAHSLQAREELLRLALETARMVAWEWTEARRSVTWSADAEAFFGQSPGTLSTTLAGFLPCILPDDRPRVSRAIEQGLVADGPYTFKFRCRWPDGSLHCYEAVGQTFHGNERTHRMLGVVVDCTEREQATAALREAEERYRLAARATHDVLWDWHFSTTGRVKWDPGTGDAFGYGDLLEWHDLDWWGERVHPEDRGPVVQRLKHFVDSDEDAWQAEYRFLRGDGSWAHVLDRGVLARDDQGRPVRMIGSMMDITERKRALERLAEEAEFRERFIGILGHDLRNPLNAISLSARALRRRASLSPAQQQLAQRIESSAGRMGNMISDILDLTRARLSGGIPLNLGPVDLGSVCRQVVEELCAAHPERLIALDVDGRAEGVWDAERLAQVLSNLVGNALEHGASDSPVLLHCSARGDEQVLEVHNPGTPIPSHLLDSIFDPFRQAGLGRGRRRAGLGLGLFIVKEIVLAHGGTVCVSSSDHEGTTFTVTLPRDARPAARGAGTQGEARSA from the coding sequence GTGCTCGAGCCTGTCCTGGGGGATGAGGGGCAGGTGCTCGACCTGCGATGGACGTCGCTGAGTCCCTCGGCGGAGGTCCTGGTCGAGGCCTTGGACCTCGGCCGGGATGTCTCGGGCTGGGTGCGCGAGGGCATTCCCCTGGTGGACGTGGCGGCCTGCGCGCGGGTGGTGCGGACGGGCGTGCCCCACGTCGCGCCGTGGCGCTGTCCGCTCGGTGCCACCGAGGGCGACAGCCAGGTGGTGGTGGTGCGCCATGAGCAGGGCCTCGCGCTGTGGCTCGTCTCGCAGGAGGGGCCTCGTCAGGGCGCGCCCGCGCCGCGCGAGTCGCTGGAGGTGGCGCTCGCCGCGAGACGCGAGGCGGAGGAGGCGCGCGCGCTGGCGCACTCGCTCCAGGCCCGCGAGGAGTTGCTGCGCTTGGCGTTGGAGACCGCGCGCATGGTCGCGTGGGAGTGGACCGAGGCGCGGCGCAGCGTGACCTGGTCCGCGGACGCGGAGGCCTTCTTCGGGCAGTCGCCGGGGACCCTGTCCACCACGCTGGCGGGCTTCCTGCCTTGCATCCTTCCGGATGACCGCCCCCGGGTGTCTCGCGCCATTGAGCAGGGATTGGTCGCGGATGGCCCCTACACCTTCAAGTTCCGCTGCCGCTGGCCGGACGGCTCATTGCATTGCTACGAGGCGGTCGGCCAGACGTTCCATGGGAACGAGCGCACCCACCGCATGCTGGGGGTGGTGGTGGACTGCACCGAGCGGGAGCAGGCCACCGCGGCGCTGCGCGAAGCGGAGGAGCGCTACCGCTTGGCCGCGCGCGCCACGCATGACGTGCTCTGGGATTGGCACTTCTCCACCACCGGGCGCGTGAAGTGGGACCCCGGGACGGGGGATGCCTTTGGCTATGGCGACCTGTTGGAGTGGCACGACCTGGACTGGTGGGGCGAGCGTGTCCACCCGGAGGACCGGGGCCCGGTGGTGCAGCGGCTGAAGCACTTCGTCGACTCGGACGAGGACGCGTGGCAGGCGGAGTACCGCTTCCTGCGCGGCGATGGGAGCTGGGCGCACGTGCTCGACCGCGGCGTGCTGGCGCGCGACGACCAAGGGCGCCCGGTGCGAATGATTGGTTCGATGATGGACATCACCGAGCGCAAGCGCGCGCTGGAGCGGCTGGCGGAGGAGGCGGAGTTTCGCGAGCGCTTCATTGGCATCCTGGGCCATGACCTGCGCAATCCCTTGAATGCCATCTCCCTGTCCGCGAGGGCGCTGCGCCGCCGCGCCTCGCTGAGCCCCGCGCAGCAGCAGCTGGCGCAGCGCATCGAGTCGAGCGCGGGGCGGATGGGGAACATGATCTCCGACATCTTGGACCTCACCCGCGCGCGGCTGTCCGGGGGCATCCCGCTCAACCTGGGGCCGGTGGACCTGGGCTCGGTCTGCCGGCAGGTGGTGGAGGAGCTGTGCGCGGCGCATCCCGAGCGGCTCATCGCGCTGGACGTGGACGGTCGCGCCGAGGGCGTCTGGGACGCCGAGCGGCTCGCGCAGGTGCTGAGCAACCTGGTGGGCAACGCGCTGGAGCACGGCGCGTCGGACTCTCCCGTGCTGCTCCATTGCTCCGCGCGCGGAGACGAGCAGGTGCTGGAGGTGCACAACCCCGGCACGCCCATTCCCTCGCATCTCCTGGACAGCATCTTCGACCCGTTCCGTCAGGCGGGGCTGGGCCGAGGGCGCCGGCGCGCGGGCCTGGGGTTGGGACTCTTCATCGTGAAGGAAATCGTCCTGGCGCATGGCGGCACGGTCTGCGTCAGCTCCTCGGACCACGAGGGCACCACCTTCACCGTGACGCTCCCGCGTGACGCCCGCCCGGCGGCCCGGGGCGCTGGGACCCAAGGCGAAGCCCGCTCTGCGTGA
- a CDS encoding TonB-dependent receptor: MRGQARTSWRGGALALGVWLGLWAAGVRAEEGAADAGMAVEVAVQRTDAGWAATPGDSVDAGVTTGALVPPVLLEDSPAPYPPALAAEAVGGTVRLELLLDDAGEVDSATLVSGVHPLLDEAALHAAPRLRFSPATVDGQPVAVRLFFEYRFEAPVLAAPDAGVSEGPITLRGWVRAKGNRRPLVGATLLSDAAPDQPVQTDAAGHFEARFPSGGQAVRVTAPGYKPSVYREALRTAESLEVVYGLEPLVINPYETVVRGDRERTEVSRVTLHDAELREVPGTMGDPFRVVMLLPGVGSMLSGVAYPVVRGSQPASTGYFLDGIRVPILFHLFLGPAVIHPDFIDAIDFYAGSPPPQYGRLMGGAIDGRLSRPHDDRVHGSAYADLINAGFFLETPFPSSRTNVSLAGRYSYTPWLIALAANQLQTPPAPGRQNPKVVLDFWDYQARVEQEVGRGRLRLFAFGSSDTFGTKAMDSFGETALQSIVFHRVDLRDRNPLGAGELEVGGTWGVDRFSVIAQQPDSSGEVHIQQTNWAARAGYHVRLAPEVDLRVGSDVENKRAVVEVLDGNARSDDPGASPGERVSEPVALATFAGAFAEVVWTPSPSWKVVPGLRLDHYHLSPGFDNTALEPRLTVRHAVSDTLTLKGAAGVFHQPPTTLISLPVVDVGSLILGLQTGVQLSLGAEWTLWNHLELGLDVYFNPLLRTVELTPFSDEELGSVNSLSRRASQLGDDVDLDRNHLDIPDFESHGRAYGLELLVRYPLGNNWFGWLSYSVQRSTRSTRFYRHDDAGNVVGDARQQLPFAFDQTHVLNLVVSHKFANNVTLGGVVHFNTGRPEYGTLSTQTHREGEDGSGRPAWVQVDRDRVDRLPPFLRFDVRLSKAWAYDTFSLEAYLDMLNVTISQETVAFEYTGGGMAGPLRKKAVGLPIVLPILGMKGRY; the protein is encoded by the coding sequence ATGAGGGGACAGGCGAGGACGTCCTGGCGCGGGGGGGCGCTGGCGCTCGGGGTGTGGCTGGGGCTGTGGGCGGCCGGGGTGCGCGCGGAGGAGGGCGCCGCGGACGCGGGCATGGCGGTGGAGGTGGCCGTCCAGCGCACGGACGCGGGCTGGGCGGCGACGCCGGGCGACTCGGTGGACGCGGGTGTGACGACGGGGGCGCTCGTGCCCCCCGTGCTGCTGGAGGATTCACCCGCGCCGTACCCTCCCGCGCTCGCGGCGGAGGCCGTGGGGGGCACGGTGCGTCTGGAGTTGTTGTTGGATGACGCGGGAGAGGTGGACTCGGCGACGCTCGTCAGCGGAGTGCATCCGCTGTTGGACGAGGCCGCGCTGCACGCCGCGCCGCGCCTGCGCTTCTCTCCCGCCACGGTGGATGGCCAGCCGGTGGCCGTGCGGCTGTTCTTCGAGTACCGCTTCGAGGCCCCCGTGCTCGCCGCGCCGGATGCGGGTGTGAGTGAGGGACCCATCACCCTGCGGGGCTGGGTGCGCGCCAAGGGCAACCGTCGTCCGCTCGTGGGCGCGACGCTGCTGTCGGACGCCGCGCCGGACCAGCCGGTGCAGACGGACGCGGCGGGCCACTTCGAGGCGCGCTTTCCTTCAGGAGGGCAGGCCGTGCGGGTGACGGCGCCCGGCTACAAGCCCAGCGTCTATCGCGAGGCGCTGCGCACCGCCGAGTCCTTGGAGGTGGTGTATGGATTGGAGCCGCTCGTCATCAACCCCTATGAGACGGTGGTGCGAGGGGATCGCGAGCGCACGGAGGTAAGCCGCGTCACGCTGCATGACGCGGAGCTGCGCGAGGTGCCCGGCACGATGGGCGACCCGTTCCGCGTCGTGATGCTGTTGCCCGGCGTGGGCAGCATGCTGTCCGGCGTGGCCTACCCGGTGGTGCGCGGCAGTCAGCCCGCGTCCACGGGCTACTTCCTGGATGGCATCCGCGTCCCCATCCTCTTCCACCTGTTCCTCGGTCCGGCGGTCATCCACCCGGACTTCATCGACGCCATCGACTTCTATGCGGGCTCGCCGCCGCCGCAGTACGGCCGGTTGATGGGGGGCGCCATCGATGGGCGCCTCAGTCGTCCGCACGATGACCGCGTGCATGGCAGCGCCTACGCGGACCTCATCAACGCGGGCTTCTTCCTGGAGACGCCGTTCCCCTCCTCGCGCACCAATGTCAGCCTCGCGGGCCGGTATTCCTACACACCGTGGCTCATCGCGCTGGCGGCCAATCAGCTCCAGACCCCGCCCGCGCCGGGGCGGCAGAACCCGAAGGTGGTGCTCGACTTCTGGGACTACCAGGCGCGGGTGGAGCAGGAGGTGGGACGGGGCAGGCTGCGCCTGTTTGCCTTTGGCTCCTCGGACACCTTCGGGACGAAGGCCATGGACTCCTTTGGAGAGACCGCGCTCCAGTCCATCGTCTTCCACCGGGTGGACTTGAGGGACCGGAATCCCCTGGGGGCGGGCGAACTGGAGGTGGGCGGCACGTGGGGCGTGGACCGCTTCTCCGTCATCGCCCAGCAGCCAGACAGCAGCGGCGAGGTGCACATCCAGCAGACGAACTGGGCGGCCCGCGCGGGCTACCACGTGCGGCTGGCGCCCGAGGTGGACCTGCGCGTGGGGTCCGACGTGGAGAACAAGCGCGCGGTGGTGGAGGTGCTGGATGGGAACGCGCGGTCCGATGACCCGGGGGCTTCGCCAGGCGAGCGCGTCAGCGAGCCCGTGGCGCTGGCCACCTTCGCGGGCGCCTTCGCCGAGGTCGTCTGGACGCCGTCACCCTCCTGGAAGGTGGTGCCCGGCCTGCGGCTGGACCACTACCACCTATCCCCTGGCTTCGATAACACCGCGCTGGAGCCGCGCCTCACGGTGCGCCATGCCGTGAGCGACACGCTGACCCTCAAGGGCGCCGCGGGCGTGTTCCATCAGCCGCCCACCACCCTCATCAGCCTTCCGGTGGTGGACGTGGGCAGCCTCATCCTGGGATTGCAGACGGGCGTGCAGCTCTCCCTGGGCGCCGAGTGGACGCTGTGGAACCACCTGGAGCTGGGATTGGATGTCTATTTCAACCCCCTGCTGCGCACGGTGGAGCTGACGCCCTTCTCGGACGAGGAGCTGGGCAGCGTCAATTCGCTGTCTCGCCGCGCCTCCCAGCTGGGGGATGACGTGGACCTCGATCGCAACCACTTGGACATCCCGGACTTCGAGAGCCATGGCCGGGCGTATGGCCTGGAGTTGCTCGTGCGCTATCCGCTGGGCAACAACTGGTTCGGGTGGCTGTCGTACAGCGTCCAGCGCTCCACGCGCTCCACGCGCTTCTACCGCCATGATGATGCGGGCAACGTGGTGGGCGATGCGCGGCAGCAGCTCCCGTTCGCGTTCGACCAGACGCACGTGCTCAACCTGGTGGTGAGCCACAAGTTCGCCAACAACGTCACGCTGGGCGGGGTGGTGCACTTCAACACCGGCCGCCCGGAGTACGGCACGTTGAGCACGCAGACCCACCGCGAGGGAGAGGACGGCAGCGGCCGGCCCGCCTGGGTTCAAGTGGACCGCGATCGCGTGGACCGGCTGCCGCCCTTCCTGCGCTTCGACGTGCGGCTGTCCAAGGCGTGGGCGTATGACACGTTCAGCCTGGAGGCCTACCTGGACATGCTCAACGTCACGATCAGCCAGGAGACGGTGGCCTTCGAGTACACCGGAGGCGGCATGGCGGGTCCTCTGCGCAAGAAGGCGGTGGGGTTGCCCATCGTGCTGCCCATCCTGGGGATGAAGGGGCGTTACTGA
- a CDS encoding helix-turn-helix transcriptional regulator encodes MKRETTCRIGIGSDDVVGYNGRELTGRREVREGAGPSPGHTRKVDVVRTHPEGLVASSRLRPARSRKVPAPELARRRIERKLSLSVGVAAKAARMRAGLTQADVADRIGIASEVYGRLERGKMMPSVPTLFRLCLALQMSADVSMGLVTAAAAGAAVWEEDSPDKDHLPEMRRLLRTLRRLPRHQLKLVTLVASAILPPRR; translated from the coding sequence ATGAAAAGGGAGACAACCTGCCGTATCGGCATAGGTTCAGATGACGTGGTGGGTTATAACGGCCGGGAACTGACCGGCCGGCGGGAGGTCCGCGAGGGCGCGGGTCCCTCGCCGGGCCACACGCGCAAGGTTGATGTGGTGAGAACCCACCCCGAAGGTCTTGTCGCCTCCAGCCGTCTCCGCCCCGCCCGGAGCCGGAAGGTGCCCGCGCCGGAACTCGCCCGGCGGCGAATCGAGCGGAAGCTGTCCCTCAGCGTGGGCGTGGCCGCCAAGGCCGCGCGCATGCGCGCCGGGTTGACCCAGGCGGACGTCGCGGACCGCATCGGCATCGCCTCGGAGGTCTACGGGCGGCTCGAGCGCGGAAAGATGATGCCCAGCGTGCCCACGCTGTTCCGCCTGTGCCTGGCGCTCCAGATGTCCGCGGACGTCTCCATGGGGCTCGTCACGGCGGCCGCGGCGGGCGCCGCCGTCTGGGAGGAGGACTCTCCAGACAAGGATCATCTCCCGGAGATGCGACGGCTGCTGCGCACCCTGCGCCGGTTGCCGCGCCACCAACTCAAGCTGGTGACGCTGGTGGCCTCGGCCATCCTCCCCCCGCGCCGGTGA